In a genomic window of Orcinus orca chromosome 12, mOrcOrc1.1, whole genome shotgun sequence:
- the TPBG gene encoding trophoblast glycoprotein isoform X2, with protein MPGGCSRGPAAGDGRLRLARLALVLLGWVSSSSLPSSASSSTSSAFPVSAASAQPQLSGRCPPACECSEAARTVKCVNRNLTEVPADLPPYVRNLFLTGNQLAVLPAGAFARRPPLAELAALNLSGSHLEEVRAGAFAHLPSLRQLDLSHNPLADLSPFAFSGGNASVAAPSPLVELILNRIVPPAAERQNRSFEGAVAAALRAGHALRGLRRLELVSNRLLYLPRDALAQLPGLRHLDLRNNSLVSLTYVSFRNLTHLESLHLENNALKVLHNGTLAELQSLPHVRVFLDDNPWVCDCHMEDMVAWLKETEVVQGKARLTCAFPEKMRNRVLLELNSSDLDCDPILPPSLQTSYVFLGIVLALIGAIFLLVLYLNRKGIKKWMHNIRDACRDHMEGYHYRYEINADPRLTNLSSNSDV; from the coding sequence ATGCCTGGGGGGTGCTCCCGGGGCCCCGCCGCCGGGGACGGGAGGCTGCGGCTGGCACGGCTGGCGCTGGTCCTCCTGGGCTGGGTCTCGtcgtcctccctcccctcctctgcgtCCTCGTCCACCTCCTCGGCGTTCCCGGTCTCCGCGGCGTCCGCCCAGCCCCAGCTGTCGGGCCGATGCCCCCCGGCGTGCGAGTGCTCCGAGGCGGCGCGCACCGTCAAGTGCGTTAACCGCAACCTGACCGAGGTGCCCGCGGACCTGCCCCCCTACGTGCGCAACCTCTTCCTCACCGGCAATCAGCTGGCAGTGCTCCCCGCCGGGGCCTTCGCCCGCCGGCCGCCGCTGGCCGAGCTGGCCGCGCTCAACCTCAGCGGCAGCCACCTGGAGGAGGTGCGCGCCGGCGCCTTCGCGCATCTGCCCAGCCTGCGCCAGCTCGACCTCAGCCACAACCCGCTGGCCGACCTAAGCCCCTTCGCCTTCTCGGGCGGCAACGCCAGCGTCGCGGCCCCCAGCCCCCTGGTGGAACTGATCCTGAACCGCATCGTGCCCCCTGCCGCCGAGCGGCAGAACCGGAGCTTTGAGGGTGCGGTGGCAGCGGCCCTGCGAGCAGGCCACGCTCTGCGCGGGCTCCGCCGCCTGGAGCTGGTCAGCAACCGCCTCCTCTACCTGCCCCGCGACGCCCTGGCCCAGCTGCCCGGCCTCAGGCACCTGGACCTGCGCAACAACTCGCTGGTGAGCCTGACCTATGTGTCCTTCCGCAACCTGACACACCTCGAAAGCCTCCACCTGGAGAACAACGCCCTCAAGGTCCTGCACAACGGCACCCTGGCAGAGCTGCAAAGCCTgcctcacgtcagggtcttcctGGACGACAATCCCTGGGTCTGTGACTGCCACATGGAGGACATGGTGGCCTGGCTCAAGGAGACAGAGGTAGTGCAGGGCAAAGCCAGGCTCACCTGTGCATTCCCGGAAAAAATGAGGAATCGGGTCCTCTTGGAACTCAACAGCTCCGACCTGGACTGTGACCctatccttcctccatccctgcaGACGTCTTATGTCTTCCTGGGTATTGTTTTAGCCCTGATAGGCGCCATTTTCCTACTGGTTTTGTATTTGAACCGCAAAGGGATAAAAAAGTGGATGCATAACATCAGAGATGCCTGCAGGGATCACATGGAAGGGTATCATTACAGATATGAAATCAATGCGGACCCCAGGTTAACAAACCTCAGTTCTAATTCGGATGTCTGA
- the TPBG gene encoding trophoblast glycoprotein isoform X1: MKLPSHPHLGREEKSGRGAETPEGRSRRRSCARRQQKRRGGATRGRLLEEARRKSAALSVPTRRAYFLEGRGGGLGPRRGTPGGEGVSQVPAAAAAAAALLSFHKTKVFSRRFRPARALRAQPPEPSERAASQLSSGETRAAMPGGCSRGPAAGDGRLRLARLALVLLGWVSSSSLPSSASSSTSSAFPVSAASAQPQLSGRCPPACECSEAARTVKCVNRNLTEVPADLPPYVRNLFLTGNQLAVLPAGAFARRPPLAELAALNLSGSHLEEVRAGAFAHLPSLRQLDLSHNPLADLSPFAFSGGNASVAAPSPLVELILNRIVPPAAERQNRSFEGAVAAALRAGHALRGLRRLELVSNRLLYLPRDALAQLPGLRHLDLRNNSLVSLTYVSFRNLTHLESLHLENNALKVLHNGTLAELQSLPHVRVFLDDNPWVCDCHMEDMVAWLKETEVVQGKARLTCAFPEKMRNRVLLELNSSDLDCDPILPPSLQTSYVFLGIVLALIGAIFLLVLYLNRKGIKKWMHNIRDACRDHMEGYHYRYEINADPRLTNLSSNSDV, from the exons ATGAAACTTCCCTCTCATCCTCACCTGGGCCGGGAGGAGAAGTCCGGGCGGGGGGCGGAGACCCCGGAAGGCAG GTCGCGCCGCAGATCCTGCGCGAGGCGCCAACAAAAGAGGCGAGGAGGTGCCACCCGGGGGCGGCTGCTGGAAGAGGCGCGGAGGAAGAGCGCGGCGCTGAGCGTCCCGACCCGCCGTGCGTACTTTCTGGAGGGAAGGGGCGGGGGACTCGGCCCCAGGAGGGGGACGCCCGGCGGCGAGGGGGTTAGCCAAGTTCctgcggcagcggcggcggcagcagccctCCTCAGCTTCCACAAGACGAAAGTTTTCTCCAGACGCTTTCGTCCGGCCCGCGCCCTCCGGGCCCAACCTCCCGAACCTTCGGAGCGGGCAGCGTCCCAGCTCAGCTCCGGGGAGACCCGAGCCGCGATGCCTGGGGGGTGCTCCCGGGGCCCCGCCGCCGGGGACGGGAGGCTGCGGCTGGCACGGCTGGCGCTGGTCCTCCTGGGCTGGGTCTCGtcgtcctccctcccctcctctgcgtCCTCGTCCACCTCCTCGGCGTTCCCGGTCTCCGCGGCGTCCGCCCAGCCCCAGCTGTCGGGCCGATGCCCCCCGGCGTGCGAGTGCTCCGAGGCGGCGCGCACCGTCAAGTGCGTTAACCGCAACCTGACCGAGGTGCCCGCGGACCTGCCCCCCTACGTGCGCAACCTCTTCCTCACCGGCAATCAGCTGGCAGTGCTCCCCGCCGGGGCCTTCGCCCGCCGGCCGCCGCTGGCCGAGCTGGCCGCGCTCAACCTCAGCGGCAGCCACCTGGAGGAGGTGCGCGCCGGCGCCTTCGCGCATCTGCCCAGCCTGCGCCAGCTCGACCTCAGCCACAACCCGCTGGCCGACCTAAGCCCCTTCGCCTTCTCGGGCGGCAACGCCAGCGTCGCGGCCCCCAGCCCCCTGGTGGAACTGATCCTGAACCGCATCGTGCCCCCTGCCGCCGAGCGGCAGAACCGGAGCTTTGAGGGTGCGGTGGCAGCGGCCCTGCGAGCAGGCCACGCTCTGCGCGGGCTCCGCCGCCTGGAGCTGGTCAGCAACCGCCTCCTCTACCTGCCCCGCGACGCCCTGGCCCAGCTGCCCGGCCTCAGGCACCTGGACCTGCGCAACAACTCGCTGGTGAGCCTGACCTATGTGTCCTTCCGCAACCTGACACACCTCGAAAGCCTCCACCTGGAGAACAACGCCCTCAAGGTCCTGCACAACGGCACCCTGGCAGAGCTGCAAAGCCTgcctcacgtcagggtcttcctGGACGACAATCCCTGGGTCTGTGACTGCCACATGGAGGACATGGTGGCCTGGCTCAAGGAGACAGAGGTAGTGCAGGGCAAAGCCAGGCTCACCTGTGCATTCCCGGAAAAAATGAGGAATCGGGTCCTCTTGGAACTCAACAGCTCCGACCTGGACTGTGACCctatccttcctccatccctgcaGACGTCTTATGTCTTCCTGGGTATTGTTTTAGCCCTGATAGGCGCCATTTTCCTACTGGTTTTGTATTTGAACCGCAAAGGGATAAAAAAGTGGATGCATAACATCAGAGATGCCTGCAGGGATCACATGGAAGGGTATCATTACAGATATGAAATCAATGCGGACCCCAGGTTAACAAACCTCAGTTCTAATTCGGATGTCTGA